The region ATAATATCAGTAGTAGCAAGTTTATTATCATCAAATGTACTCTTTATTCTTTCGAAATTTGGCTCTTCCAAAACTTCTGCTACTTTATCTTCAATAATTATTTCTTTAGTTTCTGTCCATTTTTTTAATTTTACTTCTTTTATTTCTCCTTCTACCCACTTCTTTTCATCTGGTAAGTCTACAGTTTTATAATATCCTTTTTCTTTTACGACAGTTACTGTTTTAGTTTCATATACAGGGTCTATCCATATTCGTTGCCATATACCAAATTCATTTGGAGCAAATATCCAATAACCATCTTTAACTTTAATCCTTCTTGTTTCTTTTCCGTATACAGGTTCAACATATACTTTTTCCGTACCACCTTTAACAGTTTCCCAATATCCTTCCTCTTGATATGTTCCTGTTTTAGTTTGTACTTTTGATTTTTTCCAATCTGTTTCATTTGTTTTTACATCATAATTGTAAGTAAAATTATAATTAGTAAATACCCCTTTAACATATTCTAAATGTGCTAATGGCATTTTTTCTGTTATTTTTTCTTTAGTTACTTTGAGTTCTACCTCACCTTTATCATTTAAAACTTCTTCATAATGTTTAATAGTAGTAATTGTATCTTTTGTATTTTTATTTGTTAAAAAACTAAACTTAGGTTTCAAATTTGATTCAATATCAGCTAAATATTTTTCATTCTTACCTTCCCATACATTATGATTTGGGTTTACAATTTCTAATCCTGCTATTAGTTTCCAATCAAGCTTGTATGGCTCAACAATGTCTTCTACATCAAGAGTTATCTTTTCTTTTTTAACATCCCTATTTCCATTTTTCTCAGTAATAATTGTTTTTGTTGCAGGAACATTCTTGGGAGTTGACCTAATCTCTATATCTGCATAATCTGGAATTAACTCTGGATTTAATGGTGATCCTCTATCCTGTAATGATTTAAGCTCATCTTCTGATAAGTTTTCTGCCCATATTTTAAAATTCTCTGTCTCTGTATTTTCACTGACACCACTTTGTTTGCTATCATTAAAGGCGTCACTTACCATAGTTGCCCCTCTTGTTATTGCTATAAAAGCTATACTTATAAGTATAATTGTTCCTAAAGAGGGTACTACAATACTTCCTAACCATAACTTTAACTTTTTCATAGCTAGACTTTTAGCCTTTCTTTTAGCCATTTCTACAACTATATTTTTATTTTCTTGCTCTTGCATTTGATGCCCCCCTTATCAAAAAGGAAAAAACTCTAGGTTTTGATATAGAGTTTTTTCGTTCTTAATTATTGTGAATCACTAACTGAATTTAATCTATTATAAGTGTTTGATAGATTGTTTATTGTTTGCTCATATTGTTGTTGTTGTCTTATGTTTTCTTCTATTTTAGTTTGTATTTCTCTTCTAATGTTTTCTTCATTATTTTGTCTTGGTATAGGTGCTGATTGATTTTTCATGTTTGATACATGTGATAAATGATAATCTTCAGCAGTCATTTTATGTGAACTCTTTATCATCATATTATTTAATCCATCTACCTGTACATTATAAACTTGACCATGCATTTCTTTTTGTATTTCTGTTTGTGGTATTGGTTGTGAGCCTATAAATTCTTGTGTTTCTCTATTGTAAAAATTATAATCTCCTGTATTTGAAGATTCTGTATCTACTGTTACCATTATTTGTGAATTAGGCTCAATATTTTCTTTTATTTCTGGACTTATAGCTTTATTAAAAGGTTTCATACTTGTAGGTGCAGGACTATGGAAACCTGTTCCCTCTATAGCATATTTCATTTGGTCTTGTAATACCTGTCCATTATCATATTTTATAGGAGATATTTCCATTTCTCCTTGACTTAATTTTGGATTACCCATAGTACTTGTTGCAACAACTTCACTACTCCCATTACTTCCACGTTTGAAATACGTTGTACCATTATTGCTTGTTAAAGAATAGCCTACTCCTTCCATTAGCTTAGATTCTACTCTATTATCTTCTGGTAAATTTATTTCTTCTATGTTTCTTTCATCCAAAACCAATCCATCTTCCAATGATTTGTTTTGCATAGATTGAACATCTCTAATTGGGTCAAAATAACTTGTTCTACCTTCTACAATACTTTTATCTTGGTCAGAATAGGTCATTGTATTAACGCCTAAGTTATTTCTAAGTTGATTTAATTCTTGTAATTCTGCTCCTTTTAAACCTGTTCCATTTCCATTATCATTAAACTCAACTTGTCTTGTATAAGGTTGTCTAGCAGTTGGGTCTCCGTTTCCAGTTCTTAATATTTTCTTACTGCCATCTTCATTTCTTCCATATAATACACTTTGATTTTTATCTACGTATAGCTCTGCACTCTGTAAGTTTTCTATCTCTTCATTTGAACTTTCATAAGGAGTATATTCAGCATATTTTTTATCAGCTAGATTATTTAGTCCAAATGCTCTGTATAAATTTTGTTGCCTTAATGCCTTTTTTTCATCTTCTTTAAATTGAGTACCTTGTAACACAGGAGAAGTCAATCCAAGTTTTTCATCTTGTTGTTTTTCAGACATACCTTCAAATTCTCTATCTTCCTTATAAGCTGCAACACCATTTGATACATTATGATATCCTTTACCTATACCACTACCTAAACTTGAGCCAATAGCAGTTGCTCCTGCACCAACCATTAAACCTTCTTGTACTCCAAACACTGATGCCCCTGCACCCATACTTAGACCTGCAGTAGAGCCTAAAGCTAAACTTGATACTCCTTGTCTATGTTGTTTCTTACCTTGATCTAACATATCATCAATTTTACCTTGTGTTACAATTTCTCCACGTTTATTTACAGCTTCTAGCATACCAGTTTTTTGATTCAATACACCTTTTTTGTTTAATAATTGCTGATTAGATTGAGCCTGTGATATCATACTGTTTCCTTCTCTAAGGTTAGTAGCACCATCTTTAATCCCTTTATAGCCCATTTGTCCTATCCTCATAGCACCATACATAGCACCTAAACCTGCAAATGATTTAGCACCTCCGATACTACCTTCAAGTCTCAACATCTTTTTAACTGTTGCAGTAAAAGGTATAACAAGACCAAATGAAATCATTATGAATAAAGCATCACTTAGCGGTACACTTTCTGCAACTGAGCCTACAATCGTCTTAGGTGCGACATTAACTGTTATTGCCATTACTGTTATCATCACAAAAGCATGAATAGCTTGTGTGAATATATTCGAACACATTTCTTTCCACCAAGATATTAAAGCTCCTTTTTCTAATGGATATGTAACTGCAATTATTGGAAATAACACAAATAAATAAGCAATAGCTATATCCCTTATAAAGTAATAAATAAGCATCCATATGTTTAAAAATACTGTCATAGCATATATAACAGATAGAGCAAATGTAGTTTTTTCGAATGCCAATGCTCTCATGAAACCAACTAATAAACCACCACTAAACTCTAAATCAGATCCTGTTATTTCTTGTAATAACATAAATAATCCTTTTACAAAAGCATTATTAAAAATAATTACCCAATCTAATAATTGTGGCATTGAAATAAGCCAAAACCAAGTTACAAATATTCTAGTTGCTTTATCTTTTAGGTGAGCTTTTCTTTGAGGACTATCTCCTGCTTTGTTTATTGCAACAGCCAGCCATAATAACATTGGAATAAAGAAAGCAGTAGCAATACTTTGTATCCATAGAAACAATTGCATTAAAACTTTCGCAATCTTAGGATTCAATCCTCCTCTAAGAATTAAATTTTCTCCGCCTTGGTTATAAACTATCTCATCTATAGTATTTACATCACTTACAGGATAAAATATAAAGTAAAATATATCTGTAAATGACCTAACAACTTCTGCAAATGCTATGTCAACTGCACCAACAGCTAAATCTTTCAATCCTCCACCTATAACACTAGTGAAATCTTTAATTCCATCCCCTACACTTTCAAAAAAACCTTTATCTTCATCGTCATCATTAGCTGCAATAACTGGTGAAAAAGAATTAAAGATAATGAAAAATATTATTAAAAAAGATATTATTCTTTTTCTATTATAAAAATTCATTATGCACCAACTCCTGTAGGTTTCTTTTTATTTTGATTTGTTTCTACAAAGTTAATCTCGAACTCTGGAATTTCAATATTTAATTTAACACTACTTTTTCCCGTTATAAATAAACCCTGTCCTACGCCACATGTACCTAAAAATTCTACTTCTCCTTGAGTCAATTTAAAAATATCTCCTATATTGTCAACACTTGTGGTATCTGGAGGCAAAAATAATTTAGTATCTGAGTTCCTGATAATTGGACTTGTTTCTTTTCCATAGAACTCATCAAATTGTTGTGATATAACTGTAAAGCTTGTATTTTTCTTTCTCGCTCTTCTAAAGCCTGTAATAAGGAAATCTAATGCATCTGGAAAATTTATCATTCTCCATGCTTCATCAATACCAACTCTAATTTTATGTCCTGAATTGTTTCTTTTAATCATATGTTCCCAAATGTAATCTGTTATTAAATGTTGTGCAATTGGTAGTTCTGTTTTTTCATTTAATCCACTAACATCAAAATTTATGAAAGGTATATCATAACTTAATTCCACTGTACTTTGACCATCAAAGGCAATAAAACTACCTTTCTTAATTCGGCAGAAATCCTGTAAAACCATAAGAAGATAATCATAGGCTGGTTTATAGGTAACTGTTTTATTTAGCTTAGCAAGTTTTTCTAACTGTAAATAGAAAGATGATAGTGTAGGCATTGTTTTTTTTGTTTTTCCTCCTACTATCCTTCCATTAACAACTTTTTGTTGCTTTATTTCATATAAACTTTCTGGGTCTGATGTGATTTCTAACCTCTCATATTCTGCTCTTACAGTATTCTTAATAATCATTCTTGTAATATCATTAAAATATTCTTTATTATCCATTTGCCCTTTTGCCATTGTCATTATCATAGCACTTACACTATTAATCTTTTCTGAAATAAGTAGTGTTTCATAATACTTTCCTGTTTTTTTATTTTTAACTATGTCAATTGTAATATCAAAAGGATTAAGTATTGTATCTGTATCAGGAGCTATTTTTATTATCTGACCTCCTAAAATTTCACAAATATCGTTGTACTCTGGCTCTATATCTATAAAAATATTTTGTATTTTATCTAATGTGTTACTTCTAGCAGATAACATTTTAATAAATGTAGATTTACCTCCACCAGATTTAGCGAAGATAACCATATTATAGTTTGCTAATGATTCATTGAAATTGTTCCAAAAAATTGGAAGGCCATTATCCATATTAAAACCTAAAGGAACTCCACCTTCGTGATTTATATTGCTACTTGTAAAAGGATATACACAAGCTAATGATCTCTTATCAAAAGTATGCCATTCTTTTACTCTATTGTTCATAATAGGCTTATTACTTCTAAAAGTATCTTCCTGTATATATGTAGCACTTTTTATACCTACATCAGATTGCCCCATTGTTTCTTTTAGTTGGTCAGAAGAATTATTTAAGTCTCTTAAATCCTCTTCATAGAGAGTAGAAATAATAGAAGCTTCATATAATTTATTAGTACCATCTCTTATTTCTGTTCTAAGTCTTTGTGCCTCTCTTGCCTTACTAGCCATATCATCACTTCTATTATTTCCTTCAGCAGTTAACAACTCTGCTTCAAGATTTGTTCTTGTCTTTGATAAATCAGATTTAGCTGTTTCGGAATCAATAGGATTAATATAAATAGAAGTATCAATATTTCCAAAGTTATATAATTGATGTAAAAACGATGCGAAATTTACTGTATTAGGAAGTAATCCCACATACATATTTTTAGCATAGTATTTATCACCAATAGTTCCATAAAAAGGACTTTCGCTGAAATTAATACTATCTGGTGCTATTAGATCTTTCAATTTCTTTCTGTTTTTATCAAATATAGTCTCTTTTGTATCACTATCTATTTTTTTATCTAATAAATCTTCAGTTTCTATTTTTTTCTTTTTATTTTTTTTATCTTTTTTTTCTTTTTTATCTTTGGTTTTTTCATCTTTAGTTTTTTTCTTGAAGATTTTTTTAAACATAAAATTATGCACCTACCTTTTCACTTTCACTGACTTCCATATTGTTATCTAAATTTTCTTTTAAATTATTTTCTTCCTTTTTTAATTCCTGTAACCTAAGTTTCATATCTTTAACTTCCATACTATCTGCAGTTGTATAAAGATGACTAAAACCACTTTTGAAAGCATTTTGTATCCTATAATTTTCATAATCTGCTTTGTTATAAGATATATACAATACTTCTGCTAGAGTATTTCCATCTAACAATTGTCCTTTTAATTTTGTAGTTTTTAATGCACCTATTATACTTTCTGCCTTATTTATTAACTGAAAGAAAGCTTCTGATAAGATTTCTTTATCATTTAATTCCTCTTTATACTTATTTGGATTATGGGTAAAAGCCAAGCTTATATAATATCTTCTTTCCAACATATGTTTCTGTTTAAATCTTCTTTCTATATAATTCATTAGCTTTCTACCATATTGATATTTGCTTTTAATTTTTAAAGACTGCTCTTCCCAATATTCTAACTCTGCGATTTTTTCATTATTAGATTTTTCTTTTAGATATCCTATTTTCTTTAATGCTCTACTATATTCATTTTCTATTTCTTTTAACCTAGTTAAGTAGTTTTTCATATACATTTCTATATCTATTTTTCTACTCTGTATAAATAATTGAATTGGATAATCAATACCATTTAACAACTTTTGAAATTCTTTTTCGAGAGTGTTTCTTTCTGATAAGTCAAGCAAATTAAAATTAACTCCATATACTTCTAATAAACAAACATAGTTATATTTATCCTTTTTAATTATTCCTAATGGATTATTTTGGGTATAGACTTCTATAGATTCAAACTCTAAAAAATCTTGTGTATATTCATATTTAATATCTTCATTGTTTTTATTATCTTTATTTGATTCTTTCTTATTTTTACTTTTATTTTTTTTACTTTTTTTATTATTTATTGGATTGTTATCATTCTTCTTTATTTTTGTACTTTTATTATCTCTATACAAAACTATACCTAAACCTATTATAGTTAAAAAAGATACTCCAAATATAATATATTTAGCAACACTTAACACTTAATAACCTCTCCTTCTTATGTAAATTTTTTTTGAATTTCTTTTATACTTGTATTTCCTCAATAAATATATATCTAAACCTACTCCTCCACCTTCAAACTTCTTTTTCGGTATTGGTATATGTGCTAATGGATATGCGATAATATTAAGAATTAAAAACAATCCTAAAAAAACCCATAAGTTTGTCAACTTACCTATAATTGCAGCAAATGCAGTAACACCACCATTAT is a window of Senegalia massiliensis DNA encoding:
- a CDS encoding M23 family metallopeptidase gives rise to the protein MQEQENKNIVVEMAKRKAKSLAMKKLKLWLGSIVVPSLGTIILISIAFIAITRGATMVSDAFNDSKQSGVSENTETENFKIWAENLSEDELKSLQDRGSPLNPELIPDYADIEIRSTPKNVPATKTIITEKNGNRDVKKEKITLDVEDIVEPYKLDWKLIAGLEIVNPNHNVWEGKNEKYLADIESNLKPKFSFLTNKNTKDTITTIKHYEEVLNDKGEVELKVTKEKITEKMPLAHLEYVKGVFTNYNFTYNYDVKTNETDWKKSKVQTKTGTYQEEGYWETVKGGTEKVYVEPVYGKETRRIKVKDGYWIFAPNEFGIWQRIWIDPVYETKTVTVVKEKGYYKTVDLPDEKKWVEGEIKEVKLKKWTETKEIIIEDKVAEVLEEPNFERIKSTFDDNKLATTDIILLREIINNLPNSSGIVTELSKAMEIADIEEFKNINFEQSTGSGNGSVIGGGSGEIVEGNPSGKGFMFPVPDYNKVTSPFGYRTHPIYGTQRLHTGVDLAYAGKRVGERVIAAKDGIVTRSGWGGGYGLVIYLKHDGKYTTRYAHNSKLLVKVGERVKQGQVIARGGTTGNSTGPHLHFEIRINGQPVNPLPYIR
- a CDS encoding VirB4 family type IV secretion system protein; translation: MFKKIFKKKTKDEKTKDKKEKKDKKNKKKKIETEDLLDKKIDSDTKETIFDKNRKKLKDLIAPDSINFSESPFYGTIGDKYYAKNMYVGLLPNTVNFASFLHQLYNFGNIDTSIYINPIDSETAKSDLSKTRTNLEAELLTAEGNNRSDDMASKAREAQRLRTEIRDGTNKLYEASIISTLYEEDLRDLNNSSDQLKETMGQSDVGIKSATYIQEDTFRSNKPIMNNRVKEWHTFDKRSLACVYPFTSSNINHEGGVPLGFNMDNGLPIFWNNFNESLANYNMVIFAKSGGGKSTFIKMLSARSNTLDKIQNIFIDIEPEYNDICEILGGQIIKIAPDTDTILNPFDITIDIVKNKKTGKYYETLLISEKINSVSAMIMTMAKGQMDNKEYFNDITRMIIKNTVRAEYERLEITSDPESLYEIKQQKVVNGRIVGGKTKKTMPTLSSFYLQLEKLAKLNKTVTYKPAYDYLLMVLQDFCRIKKGSFIAFDGQSTVELSYDIPFINFDVSGLNEKTELPIAQHLITDYIWEHMIKRNNSGHKIRVGIDEAWRMINFPDALDFLITGFRRARKKNTSFTVISQQFDEFYGKETSPIIRNSDTKLFLPPDTTSVDNIGDIFKLTQGEVEFLGTCGVGQGLFITGKSSVKLNIEIPEFEINFVETNQNKKKPTGVGA